In the genome of Abyssalbus ytuae, the window CGGGAGTTATAGAAGTTATAAGCCTGTTATCATTATACAAAGGAATATTTTCAGAATCCCTGTTTAAATCGATAACCCAGCGGCTTAAATTGGCTTTAATGACAGTAATTCCCATTTCGGGGGCAAAATCGTAAAGTTTATCTACAAACCAGTCTGTATCATCCAGATATTTGCGAAGTCTTTTACGATAATTTTTCCTGATACCGGAAGGGAAATGTGTTCCGGCATGGGGAATACTGATTATGATGGGAACAATATCTTTTTTGGGTACTGTAATTTTAAATAAATCCATTCCTTTTACAATGTATAGTAAGATAAAAAAAGCCCGTCAATTCATAACAGGCTTTTTAATAATTTTCAGTTTCAGCTGTTAAGAATGCAGAGCTCTCTTATCGGTCGCATCCAAAGCCGCTTCTTTTACAGCTTCGGCATAAGTTGGATGTGCATGAGACATCCTGGAAATATCTTCGGCACTTGCCCTGAACTCCATGGCGGTTACTGCTTCTGCAATTAAATCGGCTACCCTGGCGCCTATCATATGAACTCCTAATACTTCATCAGTTGAGGCATCTGCCAGTATTTTTATAAAACCATCGGTATCCATACTTGCACGTGAGCGTCCCAGGGCACGCATAGGGAACTGACCTGTTTTATATTTTACTCCTTCCTCCTTCAGTTGTTCTTCTGTTTTACCCACAGCAGCTACTTCGGGCCAGGTATAAACTACCCCGGGTATTAAATTATAGTCAATATGAGGTTTTTGTCCGGCTAATATTTCGGCTACCATTACTCCTTCTTCTTCTGCTTTGTGAGCCAGCATAGCACCTCTTACCACATCTCCAATGGCATAAATATTAGGGATATTTGTTTGTAAATGGTCGTTTACTTCTATTTGGCCTCTTTCGGCTATTTTCACACCGGCTTTCTCAGCATTTAATCCATCGGTATACGGACGTCGCCCTACCGAAACAAGACAATAATCTCCTTCAAACACCGCTTCATTGCCTTTGGCATCATCAGCTTTTACAGTAACCTTTTTCCCTTTTCGGGTTACTTCTTTTACTTTGTGTTTTGTGTAAAATTTAAAGCCTTGTTTCTTTAAAACTTTTGTAAGTTCTTTTGATAATGCCGAATCCATGCCTGGAATTATTCTGTCCATATATTCCACAACAGAAACTTCGGCTCCCAGCCGTTTGTATACCTGCCCAAGTTCCAGACCAATTACACCCCCGCCTATCACAATTAAATGTTTAGGAACTTCAGTTAACTTTAAGGCTTCTGTAGAAGTTATTATTTTCTCTTTATCAATTTTGATAAAAGGTAAGGTTGATGGCTTTGAACCGGTAGCTATAATGGTGTTTTTTGCTTCAATTTTTTCAGAAGAACCATCGCTTTTAGCTATTTCAATATGAGTAGCATCTGTAAAACTTCCAATACCCTGGAAAACGTCTATCTTGTTTTTATCCATCAGGAAATCAATTCCTTTAGTGGTCTGGTCAACTACCGATTGTTTTCTTGAAATCATTTTCTCAAGATTAACTTTAATATCTCCCGATACTTCAATACCATGTTCTTCAAAATGTTTAACTGCATCTTCATAATGATGAGAAGAATCCAACAATGCTTTTGAAGGTATACAACCAACATTTAAACACGTACCTCCGAGTGTTGGGTATTTTTCAATAATTGCAGTTTTCATTCCCAGTTGGGCACATCGGATTGCTGCTACATATCCACCGGGTCCGGAGCCAATAACGGCTACATCGTATTGATTCATAATGTGTTTTTGTGTATCTGTTAAAAATTGTCAGAAACAAAAATACAAATGTTTTATTAAGATAAGCTAATACATTATTTTTTGTTTGTTAACCGTTATTTTTAATATTAATAAATAAAAAAGCCCGGCAAAACCGGGCTTTAAAAACCAACCAACAAACTATAATTAATAAACCAACTCATTTATTAGGAATAAATTCTCTT includes:
- the lpdA gene encoding dihydrolipoyl dehydrogenase, with translation MNQYDVAVIGSGPGGYVAAIRCAQLGMKTAIIEKYPTLGGTCLNVGCIPSKALLDSSHHYEDAVKHFEEHGIEVSGDIKVNLEKMISRKQSVVDQTTKGIDFLMDKNKIDVFQGIGSFTDATHIEIAKSDGSSEKIEAKNTIIATGSKPSTLPFIKIDKEKIITSTEALKLTEVPKHLIVIGGGVIGLELGQVYKRLGAEVSVVEYMDRIIPGMDSALSKELTKVLKKQGFKFYTKHKVKEVTRKGKKVTVKADDAKGNEAVFEGDYCLVSVGRRPYTDGLNAEKAGVKIAERGQIEVNDHLQTNIPNIYAIGDVVRGAMLAHKAEEEGVMVAEILAGQKPHIDYNLIPGVVYTWPEVAAVGKTEEQLKEEGVKYKTGQFPMRALGRSRASMDTDGFIKILADASTDEVLGVHMIGARVADLIAEAVTAMEFRASAEDISRMSHAHPTYAEAVKEAALDATDKRALHS